One region of Chryseobacterium sp. SORGH_AS_0447 genomic DNA includes:
- a CDS encoding nitroreductase family protein codes for MELIKNLNWRYAVKKYTDELVSEEKIDRIIEAVNLTASSCGIQPYRIYVISNPEIREKLGEGSFNTQIRSSSHLLVFAGFNEITADYIADYIAMVEQERNLEKGSLNMLRDTITEYFSPQSREQNIIWSDKQAYIGLGTALIAAAELKVDATPMEGFDPKLFDEVLGLSEKNLHASVIVSLGYRDIANDYLAMAPKVRLPIDEFSTRIN; via the coding sequence ATGGAATTAATCAAGAATCTAAACTGGCGTTATGCCGTTAAGAAATACACGGATGAACTGGTAAGTGAAGAGAAAATAGACCGTATTATCGAAGCGGTTAACCTCACTGCTTCATCATGTGGAATACAGCCTTATCGGATTTATGTAATATCAAATCCGGAGATCAGGGAAAAGTTGGGAGAAGGATCCTTCAATACACAGATACGATCTTCTTCCCACCTGTTGGTTTTTGCAGGATTCAATGAGATCACCGCGGATTATATCGCAGATTATATTGCAATGGTTGAGCAGGAGCGAAATTTGGAAAAAGGGTCTTTAAACATGCTGAGAGACACGATCACAGAATATTTTTCACCGCAGAGCAGAGAGCAGAATATCATTTGGTCGGATAAACAAGCGTACATCGGCCTGGGCACTGCCCTGATCGCCGCTGCAGAGCTTAAAGTGGACGCCACCCCTATGGAAGGCTTTGATCCGAAATTATTCGATGAAGTTCTAGGGCTGTCTGAAAAGAATCTGCATGCTTCCGTAATTGTTTCTTTAGGCTACAGGGATATTGCTAACGATTATCTTGCGATGGCACCGAAAGTCCGCCTGCCGATTGATGAATTTTCTACGAGAATAAATTAG
- a CDS encoding TonB-dependent receptor produces the protein MLKRLFFLLSVLCFSLFIAQTNTGSISGTITSIDNEPVELVSVSLLGQDKITTTDIHGNFKFSQIAPGSYTVKIQMLGLKEQQIPVEVKQDEDTPVNYQLSKENIQVLQEVRIVGSTPKITRKESPYVAKLPIKYLENPQVYNKVPKELITQQMAVDLGSVSKNIPGAGIPMIANQGRVTFRSRGFDTEPNARNGVAGAAFSFLDNTNLERIEAIKGPSTTLFGTQVSSSYGGLYNRVTKKPYNGKGGEVSYTGGSWNFNRLTFDANTPINADKTALFRLNGATTFEKSFQDTGFTNSLALAPSFSYQINDRLSLLLDVEFGLAKGTSVVRFNPYTKSNKIKSIADMNFPYNRTFLGDDITYSTQMMNIFGQLNYKISSDWTSQTIFSRAKSTINGYITALNGRSDTTLQPSVIVGNTNFIATNLQQNFIGDFYIGKFRNRMVFGLDYYNNFNSFDRTTVNAPVVDFVNTPSTYRVTRDMLDNLTNTGTPRKEKSSDNTYAAYISDVFDITDRLKVMGSLRVDNFHYNGVYNILTGQTTGGLSVSGLQAGPYTQTALSHKSGLVYEIVKDKVSLFGNYMNGFFNISGVDKNGNNFVPQRGNQLEFGAKADLFSHRLVGTVSYYDINVDHVLRTDPDDANFSIQDGSQYSKGVEVDITANPVAGLSIIVGYAYNDSKFTEADASVLNLRPAASGPQNMYNFWVSYAFVKGKLSGLAAGFGGNIGSMSYQTNTQTAKVIIPSYKMFDASIFYDRPKYRLGLKIDNITSERAWSIRLTPQAPIRYLASIALKF, from the coding sequence ATGCTGAAACGTTTATTCTTTTTACTTTCTGTTTTGTGCTTTTCCCTTTTTATTGCACAGACCAATACCGGTTCTATCTCGGGAACCATTACCTCTATCGATAACGAACCCGTCGAGCTTGTTTCGGTTTCATTGCTGGGGCAGGATAAAATAACCACTACCGATATTCACGGTAATTTCAAATTTTCACAGATCGCCCCGGGCAGTTACACCGTTAAAATCCAGATGCTCGGTCTTAAGGAGCAACAGATTCCCGTGGAAGTAAAGCAGGATGAAGATACCCCGGTTAATTATCAGCTTTCCAAAGAAAATATTCAGGTTTTACAGGAGGTAAGAATCGTCGGGAGCACGCCAAAGATCACAAGAAAAGAAAGTCCGTACGTTGCAAAACTGCCGATAAAGTATCTTGAAAACCCACAGGTCTACAATAAGGTTCCCAAAGAGCTGATCACTCAGCAGATGGCAGTGGACTTGGGAAGTGTTTCGAAAAATATTCCCGGAGCCGGAATTCCGATGATTGCCAACCAGGGAAGGGTAACATTCCGTTCCCGCGGTTTCGATACCGAGCCCAATGCAAGAAACGGGGTTGCCGGAGCTGCATTTTCATTTTTAGATAATACCAATTTAGAAAGAATCGAAGCGATTAAAGGTCCTTCCACTACCCTTTTCGGAACCCAGGTTTCAAGCAGCTATGGCGGGTTATACAACAGGGTTACCAAAAAACCGTATAACGGGAAAGGAGGCGAGGTAAGCTATACGGGAGGAAGCTGGAATTTCAACCGGCTTACTTTTGATGCCAATACCCCGATCAATGCAGACAAAACGGCTTTGTTCAGGCTGAACGGAGCGACAACATTCGAAAAAAGCTTCCAGGATACGGGTTTTACAAACAGTTTAGCACTTGCCCCAAGCTTCTCCTATCAGATCAACGACCGGTTATCTTTATTATTGGATGTTGAATTCGGGCTTGCCAAAGGAACTTCGGTCGTACGGTTTAATCCTTATACGAAAAGCAATAAAATCAAGTCTATTGCCGACATGAATTTTCCTTACAACAGAACGTTTCTGGGAGATGACATCACCTATTCTACCCAAATGATGAACATTTTCGGGCAACTGAATTATAAGATCTCATCCGACTGGACTTCTCAAACCATATTTTCAAGAGCGAAATCAACCATCAATGGCTACATTACCGCTCTGAACGGACGTTCGGATACTACTTTACAGCCAAGTGTGATTGTAGGAAATACCAATTTTATTGCAACAAATCTTCAGCAGAATTTTATCGGGGATTTTTATATCGGAAAATTCAGAAACAGAATGGTTTTCGGCCTGGATTATTACAACAATTTCAACAGTTTCGACAGAACCACCGTCAACGCACCGGTAGTTGATTTTGTGAATACGCCAAGCACGTACAGAGTGACACGGGATATGCTGGATAACCTTACCAATACCGGCACACCGCGAAAAGAAAAAAGCAGCGATAACACCTATGCAGCCTACATTTCCGATGTATTCGATATTACCGACCGTTTGAAAGTAATGGGAAGCTTGAGAGTCGATAACTTCCATTACAACGGGGTTTACAACATCCTGACAGGCCAGACCACCGGTGGGCTCAGTGTCAGCGGGCTACAGGCCGGGCCATATACACAGACAGCGTTGTCTCACAAATCAGGACTGGTTTATGAAATCGTAAAGGATAAGGTATCGCTTTTCGGGAATTATATGAACGGATTCTTCAACATCAGCGGTGTTGACAAGAACGGAAATAATTTTGTTCCTCAGAGAGGAAATCAACTGGAGTTCGGGGCTAAAGCAGACCTGTTCAGTCACAGGCTTGTCGGAACGGTAAGTTACTATGACATCAATGTAGACCATGTTCTGAGAACGGATCCTGATGATGCCAATTTCTCAATCCAGGACGGTTCGCAGTACAGCAAAGGGGTTGAAGTGGACATCACAGCCAATCCTGTGGCGGGCCTTAGTATTATTGTAGGTTATGCATACAACGACAGTAAGTTTACGGAAGCCGATGCTTCGGTTTTAAACCTGCGCCCTGCCGCTTCAGGACCTCAGAATATGTACAACTTCTGGGTAAGCTATGCATTTGTAAAAGGAAAATTAAGTGGTCTTGCGGCTGGTTTCGGAGGAAATATCGGAAGCATGTCCTACCAGACGAATACCCAGACGGCAAAAGTAATTATCCCTTCATACAAAATGTTTGATGCCAGCATTTTCTACGACCGTCCGAAATACAGGCTTGGTCTGAAGATTGACAATATCACCAGCGAAAGAGCATGGTCGATAAGATTGACACCACAAGCTCCGATACGATATCTGGCCAGTATTGCTTTAAAGTTTTAA
- a CDS encoding 2'-5' RNA ligase family protein gives MNKHNALSQLYDRLFHQSIGKIGRGDLLPDQMIDHPGDNRRGLTLLIRPNDEIKDKISRFQQEMKSIDEEQYYQPAADLHITALSIISCYDGFNLEDVSIPDYVQVISESMKDIPEMRLHFHGITATQEAIMIQGFPVDNGLETLRDRIRKNFGFTNLQQSIDLRYKLSTAHLTSIRFRKALKSADKFAAALQKYRETDFGEMQAASLELVYNDWYQKNIIVKTLHRFTL, from the coding sequence ATGAACAAGCATAATGCGTTATCACAGCTGTATGATCGTCTGTTTCACCAATCGATCGGTAAAATCGGCAGGGGCGATCTCCTGCCGGACCAGATGATTGATCATCCAGGAGACAACCGTCGCGGACTGACCCTGCTGATAAGGCCGAATGATGAAATTAAAGATAAAATCAGCCGGTTTCAGCAGGAAATGAAAAGCATTGATGAAGAACAGTATTACCAGCCTGCTGCGGATCTGCATATCACAGCGCTCTCTATAATTTCCTGTTACGACGGTTTTAATCTTGAGGACGTATCCATACCGGATTATGTACAGGTGATTTCGGAAAGTATGAAGGACATTCCGGAGATGAGGCTACATTTTCATGGGATAACAGCCACTCAGGAAGCGATAATGATCCAGGGATTTCCAGTGGATAACGGTCTTGAAACGTTGAGAGACCGGATAAGAAAGAATTTTGGCTTTACTAATCTCCAGCAGAGCATCGATTTGAGATATAAACTTTCCACTGCTCACCTTACTTCAATCCGCTTCAGGAAAGCACTAAAATCTGCCGATAAATTTGCAGCCGCACTGCAAAAGTACCGGGAAACCGACTTTGGCGAAATGCAGGCAGCATCGCTGGAGCTGGTCTATAATGACTGGTACCAAAAAAACATAATTGTGAAGACGCTTCACCGTTTTACCTTATAA
- a CDS encoding penicillin-binding transpeptidase domain-containing protein: protein MKSAKIILLSVVMLLPFMAFRSVSKTVIRDDFKKFYDQYGVEGSFIMYDQKNDRYTIYNQEQMNTPFTPASTFKIGNSLVALETGVVKDENVVFKWDGEKRPLDVWNKDTDMKDAFKNSTVWYYQELARRIGEDRMKKWLKKARYGNADITGGIDAFWLSGNLRITPREQIDFLRRLHDNQLPFSERSMNIVKEIMIVSDTLNTVTRAKPGAGKQGQQYVGWYV from the coding sequence ATGAAATCGGCAAAAATTATTCTCTTATCCGTTGTTATGCTTCTTCCGTTTATGGCTTTCCGGTCTGTTTCCAAAACTGTCATCCGGGATGATTTTAAAAAGTTTTATGATCAATATGGCGTTGAAGGATCATTTATCATGTACGATCAAAAGAATGACCGATATACCATTTACAATCAGGAGCAGATGAATACCCCGTTTACCCCGGCTTCTACATTTAAAATAGGGAATTCTCTGGTCGCACTGGAAACCGGAGTTGTAAAAGATGAAAATGTTGTCTTCAAATGGGACGGAGAAAAGCGGCCGCTTGACGTGTGGAATAAAGATACGGACATGAAAGATGCCTTCAAAAACTCAACCGTCTGGTATTATCAGGAGCTGGCGAGACGTATCGGTGAAGACCGGATGAAAAAATGGCTGAAAAAAGCCCGTTACGGCAATGCTGACATTACGGGAGGGATTGATGCTTTCTGGCTGTCGGGAAATCTCCGGATTACACCGCGTGAACAGATTGATTTCCTGCGCAGGCTCCATGATAACCAGCTTCCTTTTTCAGAACGTTCGATGAATATCGTAAAAGAGATCATGATCGTAAGCGATACACTGAACACAGTAACCCGGGCAAAACCCGGTGCCGGAAAACAGGGACAGCAATATGTGGGTTGGTATGTATGA
- a CDS encoding AraC family transcriptional regulator: MLKNLDDLLKDFSMTMPETLEEFYARHPYLKTSDLLDEKEHFNVMPIGKRNLSENPDVVAFGRKNYFKICLVSGQSKIHYADKSFEIKEHGLLFANPFIPYNWETLSDQQTGYSCIFTESYTEGSGNIKKYPFFQLEGYPVFELNKDEKVLLEGIFLQMQQELSSDFSFKHDVLKNLIFQLIFTALKLRPSTHILAEKANAPGRIASLFMELLEKQFPIRNTIEGIRLRSASDFADQMSVHVNHLNKSVKETLFKTTSQLISERILKESKIMLRHSSWSISEIAYSLGFEGPSHFSSFFKKQMHLSPTQFRAKNSMSAY, from the coding sequence ATGCTTAAAAATTTAGATGATCTCTTGAAAGATTTTTCCATGACAATGCCTGAAACCCTTGAAGAATTTTATGCCAGACACCCTTATCTGAAAACTTCCGATCTGCTGGATGAGAAAGAGCATTTCAATGTAATGCCTATCGGAAAGCGGAATCTTTCGGAAAACCCTGATGTTGTTGCTTTCGGGCGAAAGAATTATTTCAAGATCTGCCTTGTCTCCGGCCAAAGCAAAATACATTATGCCGACAAAAGCTTTGAGATAAAGGAACACGGGCTTCTTTTTGCCAACCCTTTTATTCCTTATAACTGGGAAACCCTTTCCGATCAACAGACGGGATACAGCTGTATTTTTACAGAATCCTATACCGAAGGCTCCGGCAACATCAAAAAATACCCGTTCTTCCAGCTAGAAGGCTATCCTGTTTTTGAATTGAACAAAGATGAGAAAGTACTGCTCGAAGGTATATTCCTGCAAATGCAGCAAGAACTTTCCTCAGACTTCAGTTTTAAGCATGATGTACTGAAAAACCTCATCTTTCAGCTTATCTTTACCGCTTTAAAGCTGAGGCCTTCTACCCATATCTTGGCAGAAAAGGCAAATGCTCCCGGCAGAATTGCCTCATTATTTATGGAACTGCTGGAAAAACAGTTCCCTATAAGAAATACGATTGAAGGAATCAGGCTGCGGTCTGCATCGGATTTTGCCGACCAAATGTCTGTACACGTTAATCACCTGAACAAATCGGTAAAGGAGACCCTGTTTAAAACAACTTCACAACTGATCAGCGAAAGAATCTTAAAAGAGTCCAAAATTATGCTCCGGCACAGCTCCTGGTCCATTTCAGAGATTGCTTACAGTCTTGGATTTGAAGGACCTTCCCACTTCAGTTCATTTTTCAAAAAACAGATGCATCTGTCGCCCACTCAGTTTAGGGCAAAAAACAGCATGTCAGCGTATTAA
- a CDS encoding nuclear transport factor 2 family protein, with translation MSTIERIRNAAQKTFKDHLELLSSGQIEKWVDLFTENGILEFPYGPADFPKMIEGKTALFEYMQNFPKHFKVVFENLYFHATENPNLVIAEFSSQGKAVHTGKPYNQRYISVVTTDDEGKILKYVDFWNPLVAMEAINAPLSNFVNN, from the coding sequence ATGAGTACAATTGAAAGAATCCGAAATGCAGCTCAAAAAACATTTAAAGACCACCTGGAACTTCTTTCATCCGGACAGATTGAAAAATGGGTTGACCTCTTTACAGAAAACGGTATTCTAGAATTTCCTTACGGCCCGGCAGATTTTCCTAAAATGATCGAAGGAAAGACAGCGCTTTTTGAATACATGCAGAATTTCCCGAAACATTTTAAAGTGGTGTTTGAAAACCTCTATTTCCATGCTACCGAGAATCCGAACCTGGTTATCGCCGAATTTTCGAGCCAGGGTAAAGCGGTACATACGGGGAAACCTTACAATCAGCGCTACATCTCGGTGGTGACGACCGATGACGAAGGCAAAATTTTAAAATATGTCGACTTCTGGAATCCGCTTGTTGCTATGGAAGCTATTAATGCACCTTTGAGCAATTTTGTAAATAATTAA
- a CDS encoding PAS domain S-box protein: MKDQVPPLNFEQMIGVLSFINTATAVHVGEDARIEFANQAMLTVWGRGPEVIGKSLEEAMPELSGQPFIEMFAKVWREGITISGSDTPAEILVNGVLDTYYFDFEYRAVKDESGRVIAILHTATDVTERYLNRRELQEAGENKALLLREQSLNEQLAVVNEELSATNEELHTSREELSRMNVELEVMVEDRVKALIESEERFRSMADNTDVLIAVRDETGQLIYFNKAWSQLTGRTAEQLLSKGWYDLLHPADKEQFIHTHQQAFAQRISYSAEMRMLGSDGSYHWLLKKGTPRFLSDGNFAGYISSCVDITQQKLSEQQLKSINEELAASNEELAALNEELAATNEELAESNDELLLSEARFRNLIRQAPVAICVIRAEDLIVTEVNDGYLKLVGKSREQLEKRFIWEGVAEAAEAYSPVMHQVITSGTAFHGIEHELILNRNGRDEIMFIDFVYEPVTDLKGTVTSIMVVGNDVTDKVMARRQIEDIEERNRLAIEAAEIGTYELNYESHLVIGSKRFDQIFGITSPASRAEILATYHPLDAHLSDQAHSIARKTGKLFYETRILNADGSVKWIRLQGNVHYDSEGNLKKLLGTVMDITALKQLQQQKDDFISIASHELKTPLTSLKASLQLLDRMKASPTPLLPRLIEQCNRSMDRISELVEELLNVTRINEGKVILNKKTFNLAHMVDECCAHVLQLGTHDLVVEGERNLEITADENRIQQVVTNFINNAIKYAPQSKQIFLKIEHAADSVKVSVRDTGPGIPADKLPHLFERYYRVDPRGIQVSGLGLGLYISADIIERHGGKIGVESTEGVGSTFWFTLPDQAEHAK, encoded by the coding sequence ATGAAGGACCAAGTACCACCCTTGAATTTTGAACAGATGATCGGCGTACTTTCTTTTATCAACACCGCTACGGCAGTGCATGTTGGTGAAGATGCCAGGATTGAATTTGCAAATCAGGCCATGCTAACCGTTTGGGGCCGCGGGCCGGAAGTAATCGGAAAAAGTCTGGAAGAGGCTATGCCCGAGCTTTCCGGACAGCCTTTTATCGAAATGTTTGCAAAGGTATGGCGGGAAGGCATTACCATTTCGGGAAGCGATACTCCTGCTGAAATTCTTGTTAACGGAGTACTGGATACCTATTATTTTGATTTTGAATACCGCGCCGTAAAGGATGAAAGCGGCCGGGTAATCGCCATACTGCATACCGCGACCGATGTTACGGAGCGTTACCTCAACAGGCGCGAACTGCAGGAGGCCGGCGAGAATAAAGCATTGCTTTTGCGCGAGCAATCACTCAACGAGCAGCTTGCCGTCGTAAATGAAGAATTAAGTGCAACCAATGAGGAGCTTCATACAAGCCGGGAAGAGCTTTCCCGGATGAATGTCGAGCTGGAAGTGATGGTGGAAGACCGTGTAAAGGCCCTGATCGAAAGTGAAGAGCGTTTCAGGTCTATGGCCGATAACACCGATGTACTGATCGCCGTACGCGACGAGACCGGGCAGCTGATTTATTTTAATAAAGCGTGGTCACAACTCACCGGAAGGACGGCAGAGCAACTACTCAGCAAAGGATGGTATGATCTGCTTCATCCCGCTGACAAAGAGCAATTCATCCATACCCACCAGCAGGCCTTTGCTCAGAGGATTTCCTACAGCGCCGAAATGCGGATGCTTGGATCCGACGGGTCTTATCATTGGCTGCTGAAAAAGGGGACCCCGAGATTTCTTTCCGACGGAAACTTTGCCGGATACATTAGCTCCTGTGTAGACATTACCCAGCAAAAACTAAGTGAGCAGCAGCTGAAGTCTATCAATGAAGAGTTAGCGGCTTCCAATGAAGAGCTGGCTGCTCTTAATGAGGAACTTGCAGCGACCAATGAAGAACTGGCAGAATCCAATGATGAGCTGTTGTTGAGTGAAGCACGTTTCCGAAACCTGATCAGACAGGCGCCGGTTGCGATATGCGTGATCCGTGCCGAAGATCTTATCGTTACGGAGGTTAACGACGGATATTTAAAATTGGTGGGAAAATCCCGGGAGCAGCTGGAAAAGCGTTTCATCTGGGAAGGAGTGGCCGAAGCAGCCGAAGCATATTCACCGGTGATGCATCAGGTGATTACTTCCGGAACCGCCTTTCACGGAATAGAGCACGAGCTCATTTTGAACCGCAATGGCAGGGATGAAATCATGTTTATCGATTTTGTTTACGAACCGGTAACCGATTTGAAGGGGACTGTTACTTCCATCATGGTCGTAGGCAACGACGTGACCGATAAAGTGATGGCAAGAAGACAGATCGAAGATATCGAGGAACGTAACCGTCTGGCCATTGAGGCAGCGGAGATCGGAACTTATGAACTGAATTACGAAAGCCATTTGGTCATCGGTTCCAAACGTTTTGATCAGATCTTCGGTATTACCAGCCCGGCTTCAAGAGCGGAAATCCTTGCTACTTATCACCCTTTGGACGCCCATCTTAGCGATCAGGCGCACAGTATCGCCCGAAAAACCGGAAAGCTTTTTTATGAAACCCGTATTCTGAACGCAGACGGTTCTGTAAAATGGATCCGCCTACAGGGAAATGTTCATTACGACAGCGAAGGCAACCTGAAAAAGCTGTTGGGAACCGTGATGGACATTACCGCTTTGAAACAGCTTCAGCAACAGAAAGACGATTTTATTTCCATTGCCAGCCACGAGCTTAAAACACCGCTTACCAGCCTGAAAGCCTCTTTACAGCTTTTGGATCGGATGAAAGCAAGCCCGACGCCTTTGCTGCCGCGGTTAATTGAGCAGTGCAACAGAAGTATGGACCGGATTTCTGAGCTTGTTGAAGAACTGCTTAATGTTACCCGAATCAATGAAGGCAAGGTTATTTTAAACAAAAAAACGTTTAATCTGGCTCATATGGTAGACGAGTGCTGTGCCCATGTTCTGCAGTTAGGAACCCATGATCTGGTGGTAGAAGGAGAAAGAAATCTGGAAATCACAGCAGATGAGAACCGGATACAGCAGGTGGTTACAAACTTCATTAATAATGCCATCAAATACGCGCCTCAAAGCAAACAGATATTCCTAAAGATCGAACATGCTGCTGATTCCGTGAAGGTTTCCGTCCGGGATACCGGTCCGGGCATTCCGGCTGATAAGCTGCCACACCTGTTTGAACGTTATTACAGGGTAGATCCGAGAGGCATACAGGTTTCAGGACTGGGGTTAGGACTGTACATCAGTGCGGATATTATTGAGCGTCATGGCGGCAAGATCGGTGTGGAAAGTACGGAAGGTGTGGGAAGCACATTCTGGTTTACGTTGCCTGATCAGGCTGAACACGCTAAATAG
- a CDS encoding GAF domain-containing sensor histidine kinase — translation MKKYFSKPSLIPENEQERIERLHQYCIVDTSTDGTFDNITSIAAELFDAPGAFVNFVDSDRVFFKSNLSSFPTNQVLREDSLCSIAIHENELSIINDTHLYDDLRQNPYISCDGGIRFYASAPIRTEDGYNIGTVCVIDSKPREEVSELQRSVLQKLADVVLDKLESMKAKRRIAKIANDRLHHMVHNILNPLTSIVISAQQIQRKTTEGDLIYRLANTIVENTRSTEQNLSKMLSSAASEEKYIELEITSINPKEVIHEICTNLGQILSNKQQHITVDVSTISSIKADRHRLIDILTNYVSNASKYSPSGSEISVACREYGDSVIFSVKDKGQGILRSEIDLLFTKFSNLSSVPTANERSHGFGLYSVKILAEMHNGRVWAESEGRGKGSTFFLQLPK, via the coding sequence ATGAAAAAATACTTTTCAAAACCATCGCTTATTCCCGAAAATGAACAGGAAAGGATTGAAAGGCTTCATCAGTATTGTATTGTAGATACAAGCACCGACGGAACGTTTGACAATATTACTTCCATTGCCGCAGAACTTTTTGATGCACCGGGAGCTTTTGTGAACTTTGTGGATTCCGACAGGGTTTTCTTTAAATCGAATCTGAGCAGTTTCCCCACCAACCAGGTGCTGCGTGAAGACAGCCTCTGCTCAATTGCCATCCATGAGAATGAATTATCAATCATTAACGATACCCATCTCTATGATGATCTCAGGCAGAATCCTTATATTTCATGTGATGGAGGCATCCGCTTCTACGCCAGTGCCCCGATAAGGACTGAAGACGGATACAATATCGGAACGGTCTGCGTTATCGACAGCAAACCGAGGGAAGAAGTGTCCGAATTACAGCGTTCCGTACTGCAAAAACTTGCCGATGTGGTTCTGGATAAACTGGAATCGATGAAAGCAAAACGCAGGATCGCCAAAATAGCGAATGACCGTTTGCACCACATGGTTCACAACATTCTCAATCCGCTTACCTCTATTGTGATCTCGGCACAGCAGATCCAGAGAAAAACTACGGAAGGAGACCTCATCTACCGGCTTGCCAATACCATTGTAGAGAATACGAGATCTACCGAACAGAACCTGAGCAAAATGCTGAGCAGTGCGGCATCGGAAGAAAAATATATTGAGCTTGAGATCACCTCCATCAACCCTAAGGAAGTTATACATGAGATATGCACGAATCTGGGACAGATCCTGAGCAATAAGCAGCAGCATATTACTGTTGATGTTTCTACAATTAGCAGCATTAAAGCTGACCGGCACCGGTTGATCGATATCCTGACCAATTACGTAAGCAATGCATCGAAATATTCACCTTCCGGTTCAGAGATCAGTGTGGCATGCAGAGAGTATGGAGATTCAGTGATTTTCAGTGTAAAAGATAAAGGACAGGGAATTCTTCGATCCGAAATCGATCTCCTGTTTACAAAATTTTCCAATCTTTCCTCTGTACCCACCGCCAATGAACGTTCGCACGGATTTGGTCTGTATTCGGTTAAAATACTGGCAGAAATGCACAACGGAAGGGTCTGGGCGGAAAGCGAGGGCAGAGGAAAAGGAAGCACCTTTTTCCTTCAGCTGCCGAAATGA
- a CDS encoding DUF1440 domain-containing protein has protein sequence MNTLTQNILKGIAVGLIASLIKSIAEPPLQKLGEKLFPPEPYQLRLRGADVTGHPQNMPPAVLSKEVYYNTTHKVLSEDDTLLSMKIIHYALGTVIGISYVLLVSRNRRFKMGEGVAAGVAVWALTHGSTVPMLGLQAKVSEMPASWWVWEFGSHVVFGVGMEQSRKVLNALF, from the coding sequence ATGAATACTTTAACGCAAAATATTTTAAAAGGAATTGCCGTAGGCCTTATTGCCTCTCTCATTAAATCGATTGCCGAACCGCCATTGCAGAAGCTGGGTGAAAAACTGTTTCCGCCGGAACCTTATCAGCTGCGCTTACGGGGTGCAGATGTTACAGGTCATCCGCAGAATATGCCTCCTGCCGTTTTGTCTAAAGAGGTTTATTACAATACGACCCATAAAGTACTATCGGAAGATGATACATTGCTAAGTATGAAAATTATTCATTATGCGTTAGGCACAGTGATCGGTATCAGCTATGTGCTTCTAGTGAGCAGAAACAGACGTTTTAAAATGGGAGAAGGTGTTGCGGCAGGAGTGGCGGTCTGGGCATTGACCCACGGTTCTACCGTGCCGATGCTTGGCCTGCAGGCAAAAGTTTCTGAAATGCCCGCTTCTTGGTGGGTCTGGGAATTCGGCTCCCATGTGGTTTTCGGTGTGGGAATGGAACAGAGCAGAAAAGTTCTGAATGCCTTATTCTAG